TTCGAGGGCCACCGCGGGGTCACCCTCCTCGTCAACAACCACGAGCTCAAGGGCAAGCGGGCGGACTGGACGCACCCCGTCCCACTCACCGAGGGCCTCGTCTACGACCCGGCCGCGGCCGGCGGCTGCACGGTCGTCGAGGTCCGGCGCGGCGGCGAGGTCGCCGAATGGGTGGGCGTCGCCGGTACGTCGACCAACTGCGCGGGCGGCGCCACCCCCTGGGAGACCTGGCTGACCTGCGAGGAGACCGAGGACCTCGCGGGCAAGAACGGCATGACCAAGGACCACGGGTACGTGTTCGAGGTCGACCCGCACGACCGGCGCGCCAACCGCGACCCGAAGCCGGTCAAGGCCTTCGGCCGGTACGCCCACGAGGCCGTGGTCATCGACCCGCGCCAGGGCCACGCCTACCTGACCGAGGACGCCTCCGGCCCCAACGGGCTGCTCTACCGCTGGACCCCGCCGAGCGGCTTCCGCCACGGGCGCGGCAAGCTCCGTACCCTCGCCGCCGACGCCGGCGTGCTGGCCGCCGCCAAGTGCTTCGACAGCGCCGGCCGGTTCGTCGACGACCTCTCGCGCGCGACGAAGATCGGCACGGTCTACGGGGTCGACTGGGTGAGCGTCCCGGACCGCGACGCGCGCACGGTGTCGGTGCGCAAGCAGTTCGCGGACGGCGCGGTGACCCGCGCGCGCAAGCTGGAGGGCATGTGGTGGGCCGACGGCGGCGCCTACTTCGTCTCCTCGTACGCCCGTGAGGAGAGCCCGGGCGCGGCGCACGACGGCCAGGTGTGGTTCTACGACCCGAAGCGGCGCACGGTCCGGCTGATGGTGGTGCTCGGGGTGAACGCCGACCCGGCCAAGGACGGCTCCTTCGACGGCCCCGACAACATCACGGTCTCCCCGTACGGCGGCCTGGTCATCGCCGAGGACGGCAGCGGCCTGCAGCACCTGTTCGGCGCAACGGAGTCGGGACGCACCTACCCGCTGGCGCGCAACGAGCTGAACAACGGGACGGCGCAGGAGCCGGAGTACTCCGAGTTCACGGGGGTCTGCTTCTCCCCGGACGGGCGCACGCTGTACGCCAACATCCAGGACCCCGGCATCATGCTCGCCATCACCGGACCGTGGCGGCGCGCGCACTGACGCCTCGGCGGCCGACGGACCGGAGGCCGGCATTCCGGCAGCCGGTACTCACGATCGACGGCTGTGCCGCCGCCCGTTCACCGGGCGGCGGCAGGCCTTCGATCGTTCACTGAGCGGCGCCGATCTCGGCGTGGCTGGCTGCGGCCCATTCCTCGAGCAGGAACTCGTACGCCTCGGAGG
The Streptomyces sp. NBC_01296 DNA segment above includes these coding regions:
- a CDS encoding alkaline phosphatase PhoX: MPLSRRDFTARTVIAGAGVALTGTVGALATAPGALAADDGTRRDEQGRPCEPGYGPLLPDPAGLLALPAGFGYRVITHSGVTTLESGESTPSNHDGTAAFEGHRGVTLLVNNHELKGKRADWTHPVPLTEGLVYDPAAAGGCTVVEVRRGGEVAEWVGVAGTSTNCAGGATPWETWLTCEETEDLAGKNGMTKDHGYVFEVDPHDRRANRDPKPVKAFGRYAHEAVVIDPRQGHAYLTEDASGPNGLLYRWTPPSGFRHGRGKLRTLAADAGVLAAAKCFDSAGRFVDDLSRATKIGTVYGVDWVSVPDRDARTVSVRKQFADGAVTRARKLEGMWWADGGAYFVSSYAREESPGAAHDGQVWFYDPKRRTVRLMVVLGVNADPAKDGSFDGPDNITVSPYGGLVIAEDGSGLQHLFGATESGRTYPLARNELNNGTAQEPEYSEFTGVCFSPDGRTLYANIQDPGIMLAITGPWRRAH